A single window of Granulicella mallensis MP5ACTX8 DNA harbors:
- a CDS encoding NADH-quinone oxidoreductase subunit C: MADAITNPATPEACFGKEAVTAALADHAAIKGLADLIVDAKWDRKELTLTVAPDTIIAAAKAAQAAGYNFLEDVTAVDWYPTEPRFQICYSILSFGLKQRIRLVARISEGQSIDSITSVWPSANFYEREVFDLFGVHFGGHPRLTRIMMPDNWEGHPLRKDYPVEGYR; encoded by the coding sequence ATGGCTGACGCAATCACCAATCCCGCTACCCCCGAGGCCTGTTTCGGCAAAGAAGCCGTTACCGCCGCCCTGGCTGACCACGCCGCGATCAAAGGCCTGGCCGACCTCATCGTCGATGCCAAGTGGGACCGCAAAGAGCTCACCCTTACCGTAGCGCCCGACACCATCATCGCTGCCGCCAAGGCAGCCCAGGCCGCGGGTTACAACTTCCTCGAAGATGTAACCGCCGTCGACTGGTACCCCACCGAACCACGCTTTCAGATCTGCTACTCGATCCTCAGCTTCGGCCTGAAGCAGCGCATCCGGCTCGTCGCCCGCATCTCGGAAGGCCAAAGCATCGACTCCATCACCTCCGTCTGGCCCTCGGCCAACTTCTACGAGCGCGAAGTCTTCGACCTCTTCGGCGTTCACTTCGGCGGCCACCCACGCCTGACCCGCATCATGATGCCCGACAACTGGGAAGGCCATCCACTCCGCAAGGACTACCCCGTAGAGGGATACCGCTAA
- the nuoD gene encoding NADH dehydrogenase (quinone) subunit D has product MAFVEDLEKPAVRDTTGATLAGFRPAEDLIIPDVKDVVEESVSGHKPRGADAISDHTMILNMGPQHPSTHGVLRLVVEIDGETIVSLAPDIGYLHTGIEKTCEAKFYQQVVPLTDRIDYLAPMTNNLAYALAVEKLLQLEIPDRAQWLRVLFNELMRINSHLVWLGTHAMDIGALTVFLYCFREREQLLRIFEAVSGQRMMTSYIRIGGVSLEPPLDLYKQIRAFLKDFPSKIEEYEGLLNGNPIWRSRLEGVGFLSAADAIALGVTGPPLRASGIDFDLRRDMPYSSYEKFQFNVPTSTVGDVWARYLVRMQELRESVKICLQALDGMPEGRITADAPKIVLPDREQMKTQMESLIHHFKIVTEGFQVPAGEATSSVEAPHGMMNYYVVSDGTAKPYRVHMRNADFATLQALETMCKGRLLADVVAVIGSIDIVLGAIDR; this is encoded by the coding sequence ATGGCATTTGTAGAAGATCTCGAGAAACCCGCTGTACGCGACACAACCGGAGCCACGCTCGCCGGCTTCCGTCCCGCTGAAGACCTCATCATCCCTGACGTGAAGGATGTCGTCGAAGAGTCCGTCTCCGGCCATAAGCCGCGCGGCGCCGACGCCATCTCCGACCACACGATGATCCTGAACATGGGTCCGCAGCACCCCTCGACCCACGGAGTTCTCCGGCTCGTCGTGGAAATCGACGGCGAAACCATCGTCTCGCTCGCACCCGATATCGGCTATCTCCACACCGGCATCGAGAAGACCTGCGAAGCCAAGTTCTACCAGCAGGTCGTGCCCCTGACCGACCGCATCGATTACCTTGCGCCGATGACCAACAATCTGGCCTACGCGCTGGCAGTAGAGAAGCTGCTGCAACTCGAAATCCCGGACCGCGCCCAGTGGCTTCGCGTGCTCTTCAACGAGTTGATGCGCATCAACTCGCATCTGGTCTGGCTCGGCACGCACGCCATGGACATCGGCGCGCTCACCGTCTTCCTCTACTGCTTCCGCGAGCGCGAGCAGTTGCTGCGCATCTTCGAGGCCGTCAGTGGCCAGCGCATGATGACCAGCTACATCCGCATCGGCGGCGTGTCCCTGGAGCCCCCGCTCGATCTTTATAAGCAGATTCGCGCCTTCCTCAAGGACTTCCCCTCCAAGATCGAGGAGTACGAGGGGCTGCTGAACGGCAATCCTATCTGGCGCTCGCGCCTGGAGGGTGTCGGCTTCCTCTCGGCGGCGGACGCCATTGCCCTTGGCGTTACCGGCCCTCCCCTGCGTGCGTCCGGCATCGATTTCGATCTGCGCCGGGATATGCCGTATTCCAGCTACGAGAAGTTCCAGTTCAACGTCCCGACCTCCACAGTAGGGGACGTCTGGGCTCGCTACCTCGTCCGTATGCAGGAGCTGCGCGAGTCGGTAAAGATCTGCCTCCAGGCTCTCGATGGCATGCCCGAAGGCCGCATCACGGCCGATGCCCCGAAGATCGTTCTGCCCGACCGCGAGCAGATGAAGACCCAGATGGAGTCGCTCATCCATCACTTCAAGATCGTCACGGAAGGCTTCCAGGTTCCGGCCGGCGAGGCCACCAGTTCGGTCGAAGCACCGCACGGCATGATGAACTACTACGTCGTATCCGACGGTACAGCCAAGCCCTACCGTGTGCACATGCGCAACGCCGACTTCGCCACCCTGCAGGCGCTCGAAACCATGTGCAAGGGCAGACTTCTCGCCGATGTCGTTGCCGTCATCGGCTCTATTGATATCGTGCTGGGAGCAATTGACCGCTAA